Sequence from the Ziziphus jujuba cultivar Dongzao chromosome 9, ASM3175591v1 genome:
GCACTTTATGCCTTATTGTGTAATTAATCACCAATGGCTGAAATTAGAAAGCCGTGTAGtgtatttttctctctcttctatgaagcagattttttttttttttttttagttgttatGTTTTTTGCCGTCATTCCCTTTTCTGGGCGGGTTTTTTGGGGATTGGGGGCTAAGGGGCCCAGCCCAAAAAAACGTAACATAGGAGAAACGGTTTGTTATACTGGTTGCATGTAAGGTTCAGCCCAATTGGCGGTTCCCGAACCCTAAACCCATATAGGTTCATCTTCCCCGTACAGTGTCAACTGACAAAATACCAAACCCGAGCAAAGAGAGGAGACGCAGAAAGCAGGATTGGTAAGTAATAGGCGGATAGAGACAGAGCCATGGCGGATAGCAAGGTGTTTACAATCCGTACGAGAAAGTACATGACCAACCGTCTCCTCTCAAGGAAGCAATTTGTGAGCTCCTTTTAACTACGATTACAAGGCTTGTTTGGTCAAATAGTAAAAAGCgtagaaaaaaaggaaaacaaacctAACTTCCATATATAACAATCTAGTGTTAGGATTTTAGTTTCACATTCAACTAGGTATGATATACAATAGTAACCGTTCGTACTTTTGTTgctaaagttgaaaaaaaagtaGTAACAGAAGACGTGTATTTGCACATggagatcattttttttttttttaaacaaaacttGTTCTTCTTTGTAAATGTAGGTGATTGATGTCCTCCATCCAGGAAGACCAAATGTTTCCAAGGTTTGGTCTCTGACTCTCTGTCTTTCAGTTTGCATATGTGATTCAGTCGTTTATTACATGCTGGCTCTGCAAGTTAGAATGTCATTCTATGTTGATTTTCTCAAGTAAAATGGGATTAATTTTGAGTATTTATTTGTCCAATTTGTAATGGATGTGTATTTTGTAAATGTAAAGAAAAGGCTTTTGGAACTTTGTGTTTCCTTGAATCAATAATTTGTAGTAGTTTATATTCTTGTTTTTCCCTAATTTTCTTCATTACTACTCCTATGGGTTTTTTTCGCTTTATTTGATTAGGTGAAAAACATGTTCTCTTAATTGAAACTCTTTTTTGACTTTCCCCTAATGAAGGTGGAATTGAAGGACAAATTGGCAAGGATGTATGAAGTGAAGGATCCAAATGCTATCTTTGTATTCGAGTTTCGCACCAATTTTGGAGGAGGGAAATCCACTGGCTTTGGTTTGATTTATGATTCTGTGGAGAACGCAAAGAAGTATGAGCCCAAGTACAGGCTAGTCAGGGTATGCTTGTTTTATCCACTCATTCTCTTTGTTTCTCTTACTAAGTGATTGTTAGAGTTGTGTTTTTCTCGTAGGGCTCTAAAGCTTTACTGTTGATTATAGCTTTATTTAAGGTTTTGCTATTCCTTTTGCATCACATTGTTAAAACGAGGGAATATACTATGCTGCATTTGAACTATCTAATATATTTAACTCTATTTGAAAggaatcttcttttttttatgtttctggtggtcatttttctttttgttttctccaAAAATATATCGAATGGTACAACAATTTACGGTAAAATGAGTTTGTGTCTTTAGTGCATACTTATGCTGTCAGCTAGCCTTTAACAACAGAAAATGAATTGTCATTTTTATCCCGTCCCACCATTGTTAATACATTAATACATTGCCTTTGAAGAGTAATCAACTGCCTTTGGTGAGTAATCAACCTCATATCGGATCATGATAAGAGTTTGATAAGCCCTCAAGTtacatattgattttttttactgAGAGTTAGGTGTAAGAGTAGCTCATTAAGCCTCATTATACTTGGGTTTCACTTGAGAATTGGGTAGGCTTGATTAGCATGCTTTTTATGTTACAATTATTCAATAAACAACACTCCAAACCTTGTGAAATATGTGCAGAATGGACTAGATACGAAGCAGGAGAAATCAAGGAAACAgttaaaggaaagaaagaacagAGCCAAGAAGATTCGTGGAGTAAAGAAGGTaagacatttttcttttttgtgctgCATCTTACAATATGATCACGTTTCACATGCATGGCCTCAAAAAACCTTGTTTCCTGCTTAGCAATGGCaaaaacatatatttgtatataactCTGGTTCTTTCTGCCAATATCATCTTGTAgactttattatattattattattaatgtctTATCTTGTTGCTTGTCCAGACCAAGGCTGGTGATGCTGCAAAAGGTGGGAAGAAGAAAtgagtttttgaaaatttttggggtTGCATTCTGCTTCGAGAATTGTCagctctttttgtttatttatttatttattattatttaattttatttttaaaaaatcttttcatgtatgtttctttttttccattcgATTATTTCGTTCCTTATCTTACATTGTTATTTAGTCAGTTCTAAATTTTGGGTTGATGTCATTCACTTGGCAAAGAAAAGAGAATGGGAGATGCTTATAATTTCGTTAGTAAATATTTGCAATTTTGATCTAATGTTTTAATTGATTTCTAGTAATTTGGAAAAAGGGGATCCTAATTATGTTTGGCGGCAGGTTTCAATTTTCGGGTTGTTAAGCTATGTTGCAAGATTATAAATccccaaataattaataaaaaaaataaaaatcacatttAACTGGAAACgtcttttcttttgatttttgaacCATCCTATTTACCAGAAAAGCCCACCCGCAGATGAtaacaaaacacaaaaaaattaataattataacgtaatatgattttttatattttatgttcgtTCTGGATATAATTATACATGACAAAGAGTAGCAATTATTTTTcgtcttctttttatttattttttccttcgaCCTTACTTccgtttttatgtttattttatttttaagttatgTAATATGTAAGGTTTATATTATAAGGAGCGAaagtgttattttattttagaatatttgGAGCCAAAGTTTGAAAACCGTAAAtttcaaaaagtaaaagaaaaaagaagaagaagaagaaagaagtaaAATTGTAAGCTTGATTATAAAATGATCATATTTATGTCCGCAGATGACTTGGACATTATATATTTACCAAacgtaaattttgaaaaaaaaaaaaaatgtcacttCTCGAGAAGCGTGTCCCTTATGTTACGGGTTTGGTGCCAGGAAGCATTGAGCCCTGTAAGCGAAGGCAAGAGAGGAAGTCATTTTgcattgttttaattttaaaaaacaggGGATAtgtaatatgaaaaatataaaattaaggagATTGGAGGGAAATCAGAAATGagagtcaaaaataaaaaaataaaaataaaaaaattaaaacagagAAAGACGAATTTACAATCCCGCCCACCCCTGCAACTTCCCTTTTCTCCTTTTCTTCACTGCTTCTACAAAAACCATGCTACACCTGCAACAGcatcaaaaacttaaaaaaacaaaaaaatacaaaaatacaaaaatgaaatagtaattgaataaaataaaaactttgagctcccaaaaaccttaaaaaatcCCCTGCTACATCCcaattttttctctctctaaaccTTCTCTCTCCAAACACCGATTCCCTCCCGAATTTCGCAAAACGCCATGCCCAAATCGTTGAAGCTTTTCCTGCACGTGTCGACAACGATGCCGTAGGATCAAGAAATTTCGTCCAGTTTGCTGCATTAGGTGAGCTCAATCAGCCTCCTTCCACCTTTGATCTGGTTTTATTcctacttgtttttttttttttttttctgcatgatttttgtttgattttcagAGGGCGAGGCTAGTTTCAGCTGCTGGCTTATTTGTACTGATGCTTTTTTGGCAATGGAGTAGAGTTAATGGGGAATTGTGTATGCCTGCGTTTCGTCTTGGCTTGGTGAGGTTGTTTTAGTGTGAAGAAGCTGGAATTCGGGTTAGGGTTCTGTTTGGTTGTGTAGGAGATGAAAGAAGGCTTGAGATCTTGGGGACTTACTGTGAATGATGAGAAAAAAGGGGATGAAGAGAAACAAGAAAGTTGTAATAAGGGCGGTGAAAATATTCTGCATTTGGATTTAGGTGATCCTGGACCTGTGGGAGAGTCGCTGGGCATGGAAATTGAGAAGCAGGGCGATGGGTTGGGGGAGCACTCTGGAGAAGATGGTGACAAGGGTAGGAGAAATGATGGACTAACTGAGAATGAGAGGAACAAAAAGATGGTGGATAGTGGTGAGAAAATTACTAACATTGACACTGAGAATAAGAAAGTAGAAGCAGAAGTGTTGACTGGTAAAGAGCGAATTGTTGGTAGGGTTCTGCGGTCAAGGTTTGCAGTGAAAGGTGGGACTGGGAGTAATAACACAGAGGATGAAGTTGTTGCTGTGGAGAAAAGTGGAGGCGTTGATGGGTCTGAAATGAAATGTGTTGAGGTGAAGGAGGAAATGAGCCATCAATTGGTTGAGGGCCTGGAAAAGAAGCCCAAAGGTAAGCGTGGGAGACCTCCCAAATTGGGAAAGGTAGAGAATGGTTTATCAGCCAGtggattgaagaagaagaaacttaAGCGTGGGAGACCTTGTAAAGTGGACAACAATGTGATTAATGCACTTGATAATGAGTTGATGAAGCAGTCGAAAGGTAAGCGTGGGAGACCCCGAAAGGTGCAAGAGTCTGATTCAGTTGATGTTGGCTTGAGGAAGAAGTTGAAACTTAAGCGTGGGAGGCCTCCAAAGGTGCAAGCCGGTGATGGATCTGATGGcttgaggaagaaattgaatcTTAAGCGCGGTAGACCTCCAAAAGTGCAAGATAACGATGCTTCTGATGGTGGgttgaggaagaaattgaaacgTAAGTGTGAGAGAGCTGTAAAGGTGCAAGAGAGTGATGCATTTTATGGTGGATTGagtaagaaattaaaagttAAGCGTGGGATGCCTCCGAAGGTGCAGGTAAGTAAGGGGAAATCGGGtattaaaagcaaaattaatttgaagttgCAAGGTAAAATGAAGCAGAATGCAGCAGCTAACAGTTTACATGGGCAGAGGGTGCTTATTGCAGAAGAATCCAACGTGAGATTTTCATCACCTAAGAAGAATAAAGATGGGATGGATTTGGTGACCAAGGACAATAAAGCCTCATTAGAGAACAGATCCAAGGCAATTATCAACGCCAAGGAAAAGATGGATATTAGAGAAGAGAAGAACACAGAGAAAGTTGGAGAAATAAAATCGCCTTCTGCACGGCAGTCAGTTAGAGATAAAATAATAGACATACTTCAGGATGCAGGTTGGACAATTGAATATAGGCCTAGATTCGGCAGAGATTACAAAGATGCTGTGTATGTTAATCCAGAAGGAAAGACTCATTGGTCGGTCACTTTGGCTTATGAAAAGCTTAAAATGCACTATGAAAATGGTGATTCTAATATTTATAAGACTGGTTTCAAATTTTCTCCGTTACCAGAGCAGGAACTTAATGTACTAAAAAAGGTCATTGTTAAGGAAAGGGATGATAAAGGAAAAAGCAGGAGGGAGGgaaaaggtgaaaaaaaaattggagttaTTGGTAACaaaaagcagaaaaagaaaCTGAATGGTAAGTCACCTAAGCGAAGggcaaaggaaaaagaaacaatGCACAAGCGAATGCCACATTTGGTCCGCGATCATAACCAACAGAAAACCCAAGGTAGAAAGCGATGTGCTTTGTTGGTCCGCAACTCCATGGAGGGAGGAGATTCGGATGCTGATGGTTACATCCCATATGATGGAAAAAGAACTGTTCTTGCTTGGATGATTGACTTGGGAACTGTCTCACTGAATGGGAAGGTGCATTACATGAACCGAAGAAAGACACGTGTGTTGCTTGAGGGTAGAATTACAAGAGATGGCATTTATTGTGATTGCTGTAATGAAGTCataacaatttcaaaatttgaaacacATGCTGGAAGTAAACTCTGTGAGCcatataaaaacatatttttagaGTCTGGGACTTCCCTCTTACAATGCCTGCTAGACTCTTGGAATAAACAACAGGAATCTGAATGCCAGGCATTTCATTTCATAGATGTCAATGGTGAAGACCCGAATGATGATACATGTGGCATCTGTGGCGATGGTGGAGACTTGATCTGTTGTGACGGTTGCCCATCTACGTTCCATCAAAGTTGTTTAGATATAAAAGTATGCATGCATTTCATTACCtttattggttattttaattgcattaattatttaatttgttattctcAGTCTTCCTGACTGCCTTAAATGTGTCAAAagatttaatttcttgtttatattttaacGTTGGCCcccatgtgaattttttttattttgtttctaatttttttaatttgatggcATACTGTAAATCCTTGAATGTTGACCtcagaaatattattttcttttaatttgagGACAAGAATGGGTTAAAAATATTAGTGGAGAAAGACATCATTGCTTATTTCTGTCTTATTATGGCTATACATTAATTGTGAGGCTAAAATTTCGTGTCCTTGTTttactttttgatatttttgatgTCGTCAAGAGATATCCTTTTTGATATTCAGGCAACAGAATCCTACAATTAAGGGATGTGAAAATCCTGTAATGAATTTGCTTTATGGCACTATTATTTATTCCTGAATGGGAATGGCATATCTGAatagttgtttttctttttctgctggTAGTTTGGTATATATGAAAATGTTGTGGGTATTTATTCTAGCAGCAGATGAACCacccttttctttctctttcttgtgCAGAAATTCCCTTCTGGTGATTGGCACTGTGTATATTGTTCATGCAAGTTTTGTTGGATGGTTGGTGGAAATACATGTCAAAAGGATGATGATAATTATTTAGCTACATCAGCATTACTAACTTGCCATTTGTGTGAGGAGAAATGTATTAATTCAATCTTATGGTGATTTGGATTGTATTACCATTTTATTTACTTCTCGGGAAAATGCTAATGGATTTTTACTGTTGTAGATCACCAATTCTGTACTCAGGCAAATGATGCAGTGTATGATGATTCCTGTAGTCCATCCTTCTGTGGAAGGAAATGTCAAAAGGTATTACTTGTTACTTTAATATGTAGCTTGAAATTGTGACGTTCTGCTGGATGTTATTGCAGTTTGATGTACTAGTGGCAATTTTCATGGTGTATGAGCATGTCAGttgggaaaaataataatgttgtgAATGCATGTTCCTTGCAATGGGGCAAGGTCAAACGAGGAACTTTCAGGCGTTCGACCTGTAGAAGAGTTGGATACCTTATCTTTCTTCAGTTTAGACACACAAGAATGTGAAAGAACTGTTTAAAGGATGCAAATGCTGTTATAtggtcaaaattatattttgtttaagcCTATTTCGACTTTAAGTTCTGCGGTTAAGTTCTTTCTGATAGTGACCTGGGTCCAATCTTGAGGTCCCATTTTCTTCCTAATATTATTCTCACTACTTTTCTCTTATATCACAGTTTGCCACATTCATTCCTTTTCTGTAATAAGAGTCAGTATTTCCTCTACTTTTGGTACATTATTTAAGTGCTGATAAAACACTTTGCTATAGTAATGGTTGGTTTCCTGGTCTGTCGGGAAACCAGTATGCTATCATACTATCAATCATTATGACAAGGCAGTCGAAAGAGTTTTCAAGTTCAAAGTGGCATGACTATGAGTGAATAGCATCAATCATATTTTCAAGTTCAACATGCATTTCAAATTGTAATTTAGAGCCTTGAATTTGAATGTATTCATTGGTGAGGTTACAACCATTACAATGTGTAAgagaatgaaattttgggagtCAAAAGTTCAATGTTCTTTATCCATGCATTTATGAATTCAATCAATAAACTAAAGAACTGTCGGCAGTATTTTCCTATCCCCAAAAAAACATTTCTAACTTAGAGGCTCTGTTTTAAAATTGTTACACATAAACTACCTGTCAATAGATCTCTCCCAGCAGAGTATAAATATAAGGGTTTTCTTTTGGGAAACGTAGAGCATGCTTGACATGTTAGGTGTGCCATAAGCTGTAGTGTTTCACATGGTCATGAAAGCTTCTGGGAGTTGTTTGTTACGCTTTACCTTTCTATGTAAAACTCTCTGAATATTAGGTTTACCATGCAAATCATCCAATTTCATTGGCATCTATAGTtttcaaatatcattttctaTTTCCACTATAAATGAGCATAATTTTGGCTCCTAAAATGAAAATGTTACTCTA
This genomic interval carries:
- the LOC107426423 gene encoding small ribosomal subunit protein eS24z, which translates into the protein MADSKVFTIRTRKYMTNRLLSRKQFVIDVLHPGRPNVSKVELKDKLARMYEVKDPNAIFVFEFRTNFGGGKSTGFGLIYDSVENAKKYEPKYRLVRNGLDTKQEKSRKQLKERKNRAKKIRGVKKTKAGDAAKGGKKK
- the LOC107426430 gene encoding uncharacterized protein LOC107426430 isoform X1; translation: MKEGLRSWGLTVNDEKKGDEEKQESCNKGGENILHLDLGDPGPVGESLGMEIEKQGDGLGEHSGEDGDKGRRNDGLTENERNKKMVDSGEKITNIDTENKKVEAEVLTGKERIVGRVLRSRFAVKGGTGSNNTEDEVVAVEKSGGVDGSEMKCVEVKEEMSHQLVEGLEKKPKGKRGRPPKLGKVENGLSASGLKKKKLKRGRPCKVDNNVINALDNELMKQSKGKRGRPRKVQESDSVDVGLRKKLKLKRGRPPKVQAGDGSDGLRKKLNLKRGRPPKVQDNDASDGGLRKKLKRKCERAVKVQESDAFYGGLSKKLKVKRGMPPKVQVSKGKSGIKSKINLKLQGKMKQNAAANSLHGQRVLIAEESNVRFSSPKKNKDGMDLVTKDNKASLENRSKAIINAKEKMDIREEKNTEKVGEIKSPSARQSVRDKIIDILQDAGWTIEYRPRFGRDYKDAVYVNPEGKTHWSVTLAYEKLKMHYENGDSNIYKTGFKFSPLPEQELNVLKKVIVKERDDKGKSRREGKGEKKIGVIGNKKQKKKLNGKSPKRRAKEKETMHKRMPHLVRDHNQQKTQGRKRCALLVRNSMEGGDSDADGYIPYDGKRTVLAWMIDLGTVSLNGKVHYMNRRKTRVLLEGRITRDGIYCDCCNEVITISKFETHAGSKLCEPYKNIFLESGTSLLQCLLDSWNKQQESECQAFHFIDVNGEDPNDDTCGICGDGGDLICCDGCPSTFHQSCLDIKKFPSGDWHCVYCSCKFCWMVGGNTCQKDDDNYLATSALLTCHLCEEKYHQFCTQANDAVYDDSCSPSFCGRKCQKLFKKLQILLGVKHEMEEGFSWTLVRRSDVGSCKSLLDTPEMVECNSNMIECNSKLAVALYIMDECFLPIVDHRSGINLIHNIVYNCGSNFNRLNYSGFFTAILERDDEIVCAASIRIHGNQLAEMPFIGTRHMYRRQGMCRRLLGAIEYVLCSLDVERLVIPAISELRETWTSIFGFKPLEVSSKRKMKNKNMLVFPGVDMLQKPLLKLPVVEENVIIREGSRSTEKGKSLQGVLCNANETCKGGFDLNVSSEATLLPAVDPNMQLPDGPSNGTSDLTSEAMNLTNSATDPKSLGRIDAAQDNSEAKEKTNMNPLGSVDVLHEQTELIGEYQYVSGSTIPFLDEKKVELDRRPNLHGASGEESKTFMLPLIKSEAIHCGRPIFCAFGESMESANYEGKEEDSSAKNNFTSHNEGSVNHFTAINTAEPQEKAPLLELNTSGENTISLDSEAKSQILTDNRNLKCHNSEHCSEDKKVDIHRVEYNQLHTQGGFPQILPICSNLPPELVRQSSLTENSEGCHSSLPAEFCNRAFQGNRIDTCEVGMSALVDTECYPSCGAHLETNGVCKAKEVNSSSLVVTVHGVQDPKEVRTMALGDVPTDMNDRPKLNAKSLKISDFDSQVDHASAVQCNPETLCNAGNTSGVALHCASAGGSPCGAPEVMILSNQAS
- the LOC107426430 gene encoding uncharacterized protein LOC107426430 isoform X2 — protein: MKEGLRSWGLTVNDEKKGDEEKQESCNKGGENILHLDLGDPGPVGESLGMEIEKQGDGLGEHSGEDGDKGRRNDGLTENERNKKMVDSGEKITNIDTENKKVEAEVLTGKERIVGRVLRSRFAVKGGTGSNNTEDEVVAVEKSGGVDGSEMKCVEVKEEMSHQLVEGLEKKPKGKRGRPPKLGKVENGLSASGLKKKKLKRGRPCKVDNNVINALDNELMKQSKGKRGRPRKVQESDSVDVGLRKKLKLKRGRPPKVQAGDGSDGLRKKLNLKRGRPPKVQDNDASDGGLRKKLKRKCERAVKVQESDAFYGGLSKKLKVKRGMPPKVQVSKGKSGIKSKINLKLQGKMKQNAAANSLHGQRVLIAEESNVRFSSPKKNKDGMDLVTKDNKASLENRSKAIINAKEKMDIREEKNTEKVGEIKSPSARQSVRDKIIDILQDAGWTIEYRPRFGRDYKDAVYVNPEGKTHWSVTLAYEKLKMHYENGDSNIYKTGFKFSPLPEQELNVLKKVIVKERDDKGKSRREGKGEKKIGVIGNKKQKKKLNGKSPKRRAKEKETMHKRMPHLVRDHNQQKTQGRKRCALLVRNSMEGGDSDADGYIPYDGKRTVLAWMIDLGTVSLNGKVHYMNRRKTRVLLEGRITRDGIYCDCCNEVITISKFETHAGSKLCEPYKNIFLESGTSLLQCLLDSWNKQQESECQAFHFIDVNGEDPNDDTCGICGDGGDLICCDGCPSTFHQSCLDIKKFPSGDWHCVYCSCKFCWMVGGNTCQKDDDNYLATSALLTCHLCEEKYHQFCTQANDAVYDDSCSPSFCGRKCQKLFKKLQILLGVKHEMEEGFSWTLVRRSDVGSCKSLLDTPEMVECNSNMIECNSKLAVALYIMDECFLPIVDHRSGINLIHNIVYNCGSNFNRLNYSGFFTAILERDDEIVCAASIRIHGNQLAEMPFIGTRHMYRRQGMCRRLLGAIEYVLCSLDVERLVIPAISELRETWTSIFGFKPLEVSSKRKMKNKNMLVFPGVDMLQKPLLKLPVVEENVIIREGSRSTEKGKSLQGVLCNANETCKGGFDLNVSSEATLLPAVDPNMQLPDGPSNGTSDLTSEAMNLTNSATDPKSLGRIDAAQDNSEAKEKTNMNPLGSVDVLHEQTELIGEYQYVSGSTIPFLDEKKVELDRRPNLHGASGEESKTFMLPLIKSEAIHCGRPIFCAFGESMESANYEGKEEDSSAKNNFTSHNEGSVNHFTAINTAEPQEKAPLLELNTSGENTISLDSEAKSQILTDNRNLKCHNSEHCSEDKKVDIHRVEYNQLHTQGGFPQILPICSNLPPELVRQSSLTENSEGCHSSLPAEFCNRAFQGNRIDTCEVGMSALVDTECYPSCGAHLETNGVCKAKEVNSSSLVVTVHGVQDPKEVDHASAVQCNPETLCNAGNTSGVALHCASAGGSPCGAPEVMILSNQAS